A genomic stretch from Sphaerodactylus townsendi isolate TG3544 linkage group LG15, MPM_Stown_v2.3, whole genome shotgun sequence includes:
- the NXPH3 gene encoding neurexophilin-3 gives MQLTRCCFIFLIQGSIYLLVICGQDEAAEEEEEESGKPSKEQQRSRPQKKKGQLSLKSTAPQSYFQNSSLLELASTNSQEFWNILDSLSKQDQVGQPRSRRDSVGNPGRLKKIFGWGDFYSNIKTVKLNLLITGKVVDHGNGTVNVFFRHNSTGHGNISVSLVPPNKAVEFDLEQQIFIEAKESKIFNCRVEYEKVDKAKKTTLCTYDPSKTCFLNHTQSQVSWVCSKPFKVICIYITFYSIDYRLVQKVCPDYNYHSNVPYYPSG, from the exons atgcagctgACACGGTGCTGTTTCATATTTCTCATCCAGGGGAGCATCTATCTGCTG GTGATCTGTGGACAAGACgaagcagcagaagaggaggaagaagaaagcgGAAAGCCATCCAAAGAGCAACAACGTTCCCGGCCACAAAAGAAGAAAGGCCAGCTCTCCTTGAAGTCCACAGCTCCCCAATCTTACTTTCAGAACTCATCTCTGCTGGAGTTGGCCTCCACCAACTCACAAGAGTTCTGGAACATCTTAGATAGCTTGTCCAAACAGGATCAAGTTGGGCAACCCCGAAGCCGAAGAGACTCTGTTGGGAACCCTGGCAGACTTAAGAAGATATTTGGCTGGGGCGACTTCTACTCTAACATCAAGACGGTCAAGTTGAACCTCTTGATTACAGGGAAAGTGGTCGACCACGGGAATGGCACGGTCAACGTGTTCTTCAGGCACAACTCCACGGGACATGGGAATATCTCAGTCAGCCTAGTGCCACCTAACAAAGCCGTGGAGTTTGACCTCGAGCAGCAAATCTTCATTGAGGCAAAAGAATCAAAGATCTTCAATTGCCGGGTGGAATACGAGAAAGTGGACAAGGCAAAGAAGACCACCCTCTGCACCTATGACCCTTCCAAGACCTGTTTCCTCAACCACACGCAAAGCCAAGTCTCCTGGGTTTGCTCTAAGCCATTCAAGGTCATCTGTATCTACATAACCTTCTACAGCATAGACTACCGGCTAGTCCAGAAAGTGTGTCCAGACTACAACTACCACAGCAATGTTCCGTATTACCCCTCTGGATGA